The following proteins are encoded in a genomic region of Salvelinus sp. IW2-2015 unplaced genomic scaffold, ASM291031v2 Un_scaffold16574, whole genome shotgun sequence:
- the LOC112080908 gene encoding ATP synthase subunit beta, mitochondrial, translated as MLGAVGRCCTGALQALKPGVQPLKALVGSPSVLGRRDYSAPAAAAAFAHGRIVAVIGAVVDVQFDEGLPPILNALEVAGRESRLVLEVAQHLGENTVRTIAMDGTEGLVRGQKVVDTGDPIRIPVGPETLGRIMNVIGEPIDERGPISTKQTAAIHAEAPEFTDMSVEQEILVTGIKVVDLLAPYAKGGKIGLFGGAGVGKTVLIMELINNVAKAHGGYSVFAGVGERTREGNDLYHEMIESGVINLKDDTSKVALVYGQMNEPPGARARVALTGLTVAEYFRDQEGQDVLLFIDNIFRFTQAGSEVSALLGRIPSAVGYQPTLATDMGTMQERITTTKKGSITSVQAIYVPADDLTDPAPATTFAHLDATTVLSRAIAELGIYPAVDPLDSTSRIMDPNIVGAEHYDVARGVQKILQDYKSLQDIIAILGMDELSEEDKLIVSRARKIQRFLSQPFQVAEVFTGHAGKLVPLKETISGFQSILNGEYDALPEQAFYMVGPIEEVVEKAAQMAKDLA; from the exons ATGTTAGGAGCTGTGGGACGCTGCTGCACCGGGGCTCTCCAGGCACTTAAGCCTGGGGTCCAGCCCCTGAAGGCCCTTGTTGGATCGCCATCTGTCCTTGGAC GCAGAGACTACTCTgcacctgctgctgctgccgccttTGCCCATGGCAGGATCGTAGCAGTCATCGGTGCCGTCGTCGACGTCCAGTTCGATGAGGGCCTCCCACCCATCCTCAATGCCCTGGAAGTCGCTGGGCGTGAGTCCAGGCTAGTCCTGGAGGTGGCACAGCATCTTG GTGAGAACACTGTGCGTACCATTGCCATGGATGGTACAGAAGGGCTTGTCCGTGGACAGAAGGTTGTGGACACTGGCGATCCCATCAGAATCCCAGTGGGTCCCGAGACCCTAGGCAGAATCATGAATGTCATTGGAGAGCCCATTGATGAGAGGGGACCAATCTCCACCAAGCA GACTGCCGCCATCCACGCTGAGGCCCCAGAGTTCACTGACATGAGTGTGGAGCAGGAGATCCTGGTAACTGGCATCAAGGTGGTAGATTTGCTGGCTCCCTACGCCAAGGGAGGCAAAATTG GTCTGTTCGGTGGTGCTGGTGTGGGCAAGACTGTGTTGATCATGGAGCTGATTAACAACGTGGCCAAGGCCCATGGTGGTTACTCTGTGTTTGCCGGAGTGGGAGAGCGTACCCGTGAGGGAAATGACTTGTACCATGAGATGATTGAGTCGGGTGTCATCAACCTGAAGGATGACACCTCCAAG GTGGCTCTGGTGTACGGACAAATGAACGAGCCCCCAGGTGCCCGTGCCCGTGTGGCTCTGACTGGTCTGACTGTGGCTGAGTATTTCCGTGACCAGGAGGGTCAGGATGTGCTGCTCTTCATCGATAACATCTTCCGCTTCACCCAGGCTGGCTCCGAGGTGTCTGCCCTGCTGGGTCGTATCCCCTCCGCTGTGGGTTACCAGCCCACCCTTGCCACTGACATGGGTACCATGCAGGAGAGAATCACCACCACCAAGAAGGGTTCCATTACATCTGTGCAG GCCATCTATGTGCCAGCTGACGATTTGACTGATCCCGCCCCTGCCACCACTTTCGCTCACTTGGACGCCACCACTGTGCTGTCCCGTGCCATCGCTGAGCTGGGTATCTACCCCGCTGTGGATCCCCTGGATTCCACCTCCCGTATCATGGACCCCAACATTGTCGGCGCTGAGCACTATGACGTTGCTCGTGGCGTGCAGAAGATCCTCCAG GACTACAAGTCCCTGCAGGATATCATTGCCATCCTGGGTATGGATGAGTTGTCTGAGGAGGACAAGCTGATTGTCTCTCGTGCCCGCAAGATCCAGCGTTTCCTGTCCCAGCCCTTCCAGGTGGCGGAGGTATTCACCGGTCACGCTGGCAAGCTGGTGCCACTCAAGGAGACCATCAGTGGCTTCCAGAGCATTCTAAATG GTGAGTACGATGCCCTGCCCGAGCAGGCTTTCTACATGGTCGGACCCATCGAGGAGGTGGTTGAGAAGGCCGCACAGATGGCGAAGGATCTCGCATAA